From Arcticibacter tournemirensis, one genomic window encodes:
- a CDS encoding integrase core domain-containing protein has protein sequence MKCKAISGQDIARHGKPEIINSDQGSQFTSDEYTELLKSNTIQISMDGKGRATDNIFIERLWRSLKQEYVYLNPQEDGLSLYQGIKKWFDFYNYQRHHQSLEDRLPADLFNAA, from the coding sequence ATTAAATGTAAAGCTATTTCAGGACAAGACATAGCACGTCACGGAAAACCGGAGATAATCAATAGCGATCAGGGCAGTCAGTTTACCAGTGATGAGTATACAGAACTACTTAAAAGCAACACTATTCAGATCAGTATGGACGGCAAAGGCAGGGCGACCGATAATATCTTTATCGAACGCCTTTGGAGAAGTTTGAAGCAGGAATACGTTTATCTGAATCCACAGGAAGATGGATTAAGCCTTTACCAGGGAATAAAAAAGTGGTTCGACTTTTATAACTATCAAAGACACCATCAGAGCCTGGAGGATCGCCTCCCTGCTGATCTGTTCAATGCTGCTTAG